tccttcctaagtgcttccttccttgtctttgttgaacctccgcagatttcttttggcccaatcctccaatttgtctaggtcactctgaaccctatccctaccctccagcgtacctacttctccccccatcttagtgtcatctgtgaacttgctgagggtgcaattaatcccatcatagagatcattaataaagatgttgaacaaaactgacccctgaggcactctgcttgataccatctgccaactagacattgagccattgatcactatgtaaatccactgaatgcatccgatgaagtgagctgtagctcacgaaagcttatgctcaaataaattggttagtctctaaggtgccacaagtactcctttttccgaatacagactaacatggctgctactctgaaacctgtgtaaatCTATGTAACCATTAAGATGGCCTGCTGTGTAAACAAGGGTGTTTAAAAGAACCATCCTATTTGTTTTAGACATAatgttttgtatattttgtaaGTTTTCCATATTTATTTAAGACAATGAGTAGAGAATTTAATGTTTCTCCAAAAATCTGTTTTTGGCTCTGATAACTCATCTCTTTCAAAATAACtatttaaagaaattatattaAATTCTGTGTAGAACACACTTTTAATATTTACAGCTCCAACAACTGAAAGGGTATATAGATAccttaaaaacatttaatttatttttactataattcATTCCTTTTTTGTTATATTCAGAAAACAAACACTTTCCCCCTACCATTGCAAAACTGAATCTGTTACTGACCAACATGGtcaatattaatatttaacaatTGTCAAATGTAGCAATAGTTTTCCACTCAAATGACTAATTACACCCTCAGTTAAGCTGCTGTACAATTTCCACTGAACTGAAAATATAATTCTACTATAGACCAAGTGTTGTATGTGATTCTCCTCTTTTTACTTCAGAAAACCAATGACAAAGTTGCTCCTAAATACACCAAGGgaacagaatacaaataatagaaaCCAAATACACTATAACAACCCACTTTGCTATTACAGTATTTTCCTTTGTTTCTCAGAAGTAAGTTTTATTCTATGAGGAAAAAAGGTAACAGGTAAGTGTAGCAGAACACTGCCATGAAAACAGAGCTTTTTTCCTATTTCCTGTAGGAGGTAGAGCTAGAGTCCTACTTCAGCTTCTGATAGGAAAGAGATCTCTAGACCCAGCAGTGGCTATGCTTTACTTGATCAAATGGAGTAATTAGAACtggtattttaaacttttttttttaaaaagcattctaATGCTCTCTGCAGGACCCAAAACCAGCCCTCAAATCTTTAGAAATTTCTTTATGGTTAAGTGTGTTCTATTTGAAGACATACCCTTTCTTGAACATCATCCTACCAAGAAAGAGGAGCCAATCTGGAAACTTACTTCTGTGCATTCTTTAAATACTCCAGAAATTACAGTGTTTAAACCAGAATTCAAACCAAAATCAGAACACTATTTTTCCTCAAATTATTTACAAGATCTCTTAGAAGCAAAGGGATTTGGAAATGTGACCATGTGACCATTATTCAGTTCCCCTGATCTCCCAAATCCATGAGCCCATACAAGTCTCCAGAAAGGAGACGCTAATAATGACTAGAGAGATGCTGAGAGCCCCAATTGATTGCCCGTGGGTGGAGCAATCTCTCCCCTGTAATTCTCCTATGcacacctttttatttacactaTACCCAGAAACCAGAATTACCTCTAATTTTGAAACTAACTCTACAAAGCAATTTGGGAAGTAATTTGCATGAATACTATCCCATAAAAAGGTACATTGAGTTCATGATGTTCAGGTTCCAATGTATTATTTCTAGCGATCACCCTGTGGGAGAAAAAGGAACCAACCATCTGCTCTGCCCTCGTTACTCTCTTACGGGCGCCACATATGCCCATGCAACCACTTCAAAGTCCCTCCTATCTCCCCACGTTTACCTGGTTAGTTTATGAGCCACAGGgacaaggagagggagagagcagcctggatgtggcaccttagagactaaccaatttatttgagcgtaagctttcatgagctacagctcacttcatcggatgctgtaggtcacgaaagcttatgctcaaataaattggttagtcgctaaggtgccacaagtactccttttctttttgagaatacagactaacatggctgctattctgaaaccagagCAGCCTGGGTTGGTCCTTAAATACAATGGAGGATGGCGGCCATCATTATTAGGGGCAGCCTCACGGCTATCAGCAGAGTTTAGGGAATTTGCGGCCATCTTAACTGAGGCTTTAGTCCCATCGAAAGTAAGAGATGGCGGCCATCTTGGCTAAGGGCAGCTCCGGCTTCAGTCCTTGTGAAAGGCATGGAATGAGCTGACCATTTTGTCTAAGGGCAACAATTCACGGGAGAGGAGtcgcttaaaaaaaacaaacccgcCAACTACCGCGAGAGTGGGTGGCCGGCCTCTCGCGGGAGGGAGCAGGAGTCGGTGAATCTGGTAGCGCCGCTCCCGCCCCCAGGGCGGCACCCTCCCAGCTGCCTGCGCCGCGGGACTTGGGGGCAGCTGCTGAGCCTGTCCGGGCTGCGCCTCCAGCTACAGCCGGACCCGCTGCGCGCCAGGCCCTGAGCATGGGGGTGGGTAAGGGGAGCGCGGCGCTGCCAgcgcctggggagggggtggcattGGCTGTAACACTGACTCTGCCCCCCGTCCCCTGCTTTACAGAAGATCGGGCTGCAGCTGAAGGCTACTCTGGAAAATATTACAAACCTCAGACCGGTGGGGGAAGATTTTCGCTGGTACCTGAAGGTATGGCGGGCCAGGGGAGGGTGCAGTGCCGCGCAGCGCCGCGCAGCGTGCCACCCCTTTGCAATGCTGGCCAAAGCGACGTGAAACGCAGTCTACTTTAAAAGCCCCACAAGCCCCAGTAATTCTGTTTTTACAATACAAGCCTGTAGTGCTGGTTAGAACACAGTGCAAAATATCAtgcaataaaaatgatataaaACTATGAGACTGAGAACCAGAGGTCTGgatgggacctcgagaggtcctgTAGTCTCCCCACCGCTGATGAAACTTAGAATGACTTGTGTAAATGTGCATCAGCAGGGGGACCTCTCAgacctgcatttctatgattacCAGTTGCATGGTTTTGTATCACAGGCTTTTTTTGCATGATATTTTGCATTCCATTCTACAGTGGTATTGCAGGTTTCCATTACACAGATTATTGGTATCTAATGGAATCCTGCAATGCAAACCACTGTAGAATGGTTTCTGTACTATGATCATCATTGTGGTATTTCATTGCCATCTAAGATGTAATTTTGCCAGTATCCAATTGGTTATATGCACAATGTTAGTGGTATAATGGCACATTTCAAGCATGGTTCATTTTGTAATCTAAATAAAAGTAAGAAGAATATATTTGATCCGAAAGTTGTgcaggttgtttttgtttgtttgttttgttaaatttaaGCACTTTCTCGAAGTTGAGTAACAGTTTGATCTTTTAATATAAACATACATACATCTGTTACGATGAAGAAAAATCATAGGTATTCCTCAGTCCATATAATAGCCATCACCCTCTCTCTTGTGGTTATGATTTTAATTAAGTATAATTGGTGGAAAACTAGCTTGGTTGACAAACTGATGGATGTATTATTCCTAGCTTTATTTATTGGCTCCTGCATGTAATCTGTTTCCTTTCTACCTAAGATTCCttggaacagatcctcagcttgtgtaaattgtcATCGCTCACATGAAGCTAATGGAGCTATGAAAATGGACCCCAGTTGAGGTTCTGGCCCCCCAGTCTTTAGGGGCAGCTATCCCATGACCTTTCAACTACAAAAGGGTTAAACTTAAGTCTAAGAATGGCTTGAGCTATTTTATTGATCAGCTTACTAACAACTTTAAGATTCTTTGGtgtatgtttttcttttccagatgaaATGTGGGAACTGCGGTGAGATTTCTGAAAAATGGCAATACCTGCAATTAATGGTAAGCTGTCGAACTGCAACGTgtgcattaaaaacaaagaaaccaaaaaatgCAGTGCATATTATGTagaattgactttaatggaaatgGGGGATATGCTAGTTTAAATGCTGTATAAAGCAGCCTTTGAATAATTATCTACATCGGGGGTGCTGTCAGACTTTGTTtgcaaagtattttgagatccttTAATGAAATGTGCTATAAGAATGGTTGGTGACAGTGCTTACTATTTTAAGTCTTTCTTGAAAAGCCTCCCCTCATTAAAGCCAGTAAGTTTCCACAGCCAAGAAAATGGATTTGAAGTGGTATTACAATAGGGTTTTGCCAGTAGTACATTTCCTCTTTGCTAATGATAAAACAACTTTTATGGAAGTTTAGATAACctgagggggggaaggagaataatgataataaattaaTTTATGCAAGGTACTGGTGTTATTTATAGCATTTCTGTCATGCACATCACTATATCTGACTGCCTTATGACATTAATGAATTCAAATAGAGAAgtgttatccccactttacagatggggaaactgaggcagagaggtgacgtgatttgcccaaagtaacacaggaagtctgtggtctCGTTTGGTATTAGAACCTCGGACTCTCATcctgaaccacaagaccattcttcttcTGTCCTtgcaggccccagtcctgcaacttgTTGCATGTAGGGACAATAGTGTGCAGTATCAGGGCTCTAATAACACTGGTTGAAGGTTAAATAAATATCCTATGGAATGGATAGAATGTGTCTGTATTGTCAAGAGACATTCTAtacataatttattatttaaaatttagaATATAATGTACATTATTCCTTGATAACCATAGTATTGTGAATTATAAATATTCCTTGTCCCGAAAGAAACCTGTCTTCCCTTTACAATGTATAAAATCATTGTTAGTTTGCCATTGTCCTTGTAAAAACTACTTTGTCGCTACAGAGGTTTTTGGCTGCTCaattaaaacatgaaaaaaactGACACAAAGTGATGGCtccatttgtaatttttttaggACAGTGTTCCTCTAAAGGGAGGCAGAGGGAGTGCCACTATGGTGCAGAAATGCAAGCTGTGCTCCAGAGAGAATTCCATTGGTAGGCTCTTTCACATGATTTAAGGGATTCTgtcatcttgattttttttaaactaatttacaAAAACATTCTAAAAGAGCATCTTTTAAACAGTATGTCCTGAATTTCTGTTATAAGTAGCTTTTTAACAGTGGTTTTTAGGGTCTACTTTCCCCTGCACCAATATGTTTGTCCTCATGTTTGTGCATGAGACAGGAAATGCAGCTGACCATGAACAAAAGAATGAGACTGACTACACATGCAGATACAAAAAGTGTGTAAACACTGGAACAATAAAGACAATTAATTTGTGCCAACTTTAGTTTTATTAACGGTGGGTGCTAAAACAATAGTATGTTCAAATTTTTCCAACAGAAACATGATTCTGAAGTTAATGGTGTCCCTTTTAAAATGCTTGCTTTTCTTCTATAAAGTTATTTGGAAACAAATTACTGTACTTTGTAGCACTACGTTTGAGTGTACATTTAAGATGTTAACCTTTTTGGGAAAAAATGGGATGCCAATTATTTTTAAGAGAAGAATGAAAAGTAACAGAAGTAGCCCAGAGTTTCCTGGGTAATTTCTGTACTTGCTAgacattttttctttcagttatcAAACTTTGTCTTTTTGTTATTATTGTAGGGATTCACAGAGCAGAGAAGACTGATAGTCCATCTAGTCAGTGTCTGACCAGTGGTGGATGGTTCTTAAGGAAAGCCCCCCATAATGTCCATAAATAATCAGTATCTTACTATGGAAAGgaaagttgttgggtttttttctgcccCGCAGTTGGTGATCATTTACTCCCCATCATAACTATTTACAGCCATTGTAACTCTGGCCTACAGCTGTTCTTATTTGTATGAGTGTTTTTAACCCTTTTTAGATTGTATTAATTTATTTGCCTCAGTATTATCCTATAGCAGAGAATTAAACTGATTGATTATCTATTACATTAATATATATTtccatttatctttttaaagCCTTTTTGCCTTTCACTTTCATTGTGTGGCCTCTCATACTTGTATTATGGGGGAAGGGTAAAAAGGaacacctgagtcattctttattatattttctgtgcCCTTTGTCTTCCCAACCAAAATATCCCATTCATTGTCTCTTAATCACTTAACTGTTTTCACAAAAATAAGGACTAATCCTGAGACCCTTATACTTGCACAAGTATacttactgacttcaatggaactaatTTTAGGAATAAGAATttctggattgggccccaaaaaTCTAAAAGCCTGTCTGGTATTTGGAAaattaagagcatccacacaagTGTCTGTGTCAAGTGTTCATTTTCCTCTCAAGATATTAGAAACTAGTTTCATGCAAGGAGCTGCCAGCTGTTTGCATTGGCCTGGTTCTTGGGATGTTAATATAAAGTTCTGCCCATTTCATAGCCATCCcacattagatttttttcccccctgggaTTGAGCTGCGATGTTGTAAAGCTATATCCATGTAAATACTTACTGCAGTAACATGAAGGAAAAGAGAAACTGGTATTAAAAATGTGTCTGATATGAAAGGCACTTCCTGTGGAATAAATACAACAGTGATAAGCTACTTAAAATACAGGAAGGTATTTACAAGGTCTGTGCTGCAGTGACTATCCCCCAAATCTACATTTATGGGAATTAGACACAAGTAATGGAATCCTGTGGGCTCAATCCTGTAAGTAATTCGCACTCAaccctcccattgactttggaagATCTGTATGAGCAACAATTGTATGGTTGGAGCCTTAAAGCCATGTTACAAGAGTATGCAATGCTTTTTCTTCCttaagaggaaaacaaaatagcAAAACAGGAGATGAAATTCTTGGTAGCCATGGCAAAAACAGGGTCTTAGATTTTGATGGACTCCCCAGAAATGTTGGCCTTTTTTTGAATAAACAGTGTTTGGAGGGAGGGCTCTTGGGTTTGTGTTAAGGGCTGGAAAATTGGCAGGTTTTTTTTATTCTACCCCATTCTCTTTTAGATATCTTAAGAGACACAATCAAGCCTTATAATGTAAGTTTATTTTCTCTATGATATTGCAAATGTAAGTGAAATAAGCGTCAGTAATGTGATGTTAGTTTATCACAAGGCTTCCCAATTTTTGCTATCATGTTCTTCCCAGAAGTACAGGGGAAAAAATATCCAGGTATCACCTGATAGAGAAACACCGCAAACGGGATGCTGGATGCTACAAAAGTGAAGCTGTGCATTTGggaaagtatattttaaataatgtggACAACGACAGCCAATTAATATCTTGCTTTGCCCCTTCTGCTTCACTCAAATATCAAATCATCTGTTTAAATATTTCACAGTCAACATCAGGCACTGATGTCACATTCTAAGCAAATATGTACTAGTTTTACCCTGGTCTCGGAGAGCCTACCTTTGAAGGGCTCAGAGACTTCCCCAGACCAGTCTCTAAGTTAAAGAAATTCTGGTTAGTTATTAACCATGTCAAATACTTCAAAGTGTTTGGTCCAGAGTTTGGTCATGCTGCTTCTAAAAATTTTACTACATTTTATGCCTAGACTAAAAGGTGTTATTTCCCTTTCATTAGGTAAAAACTAAATGCTATTCTGACTCAATCCTAGGCTGAAGACAGTGAGAAGTTTAAGACAGTAGTGGAGTTTGAGTGCCGAGGTCTTGAGCCAGTTGATTTTCAACCACAGGCAAGTTCTTATTAATGATTTATTTGACAGCTCTTAGGTGTCTTTCTGCTGAACTCTAGATTGATGCAGCACCCTCTCTTTTGAGAACTGCACTGCTCATTTTGGAACAATCTGTGACTCTCCAATAGTCTCCCCTCTCTGCAGTTGTCTTTCTTACCTCATCCTACTCACCTAATTAAAGTTACTCACTCTTTGGAGCTGTGCCCCCCGAAATACCTTGTAAGTCCCAGAGCACTGAAGATGTGAATTCATTTGGTGGATCTTTAGAGTAGGGCaataggaggaggagaggggtccTAAAGCAGTCACATCTTGGATGGCCTAATTAGGGGTCACTGGTGGGAAGAAGAGGTCTGGGTGGGCTACTGTACAGGGTATAGAGAGTTAACAAGCCTGATTTTTGGACACTGTTCAGTATTTGACTGCTGTGCTCAACCAAACTCTGAAGTTCATCCATCTCTACAAACATAGACGTGTATCCACAACAAAATGAGACTGAAAGGCAGAGCAAGACTTGCTGAAGGCATCAATAGTCTCTGTTGCAAAACACAGCTGAAGATACTGAGTTAAAGGGTCTCTCTGAGCTGTAAACCGAGACAGCTAAGAGAGGTTCAGAAGGGATAGCTATGGATTTTGCTTGGCGGTAGTGAGACTTGGTGACTGGTGTGTTTGGTCCATCTGTGGGTTTGTCTGGCTGTTTGTCCTCTGTGTACAGGCTGTGTAGCTGGGCCATGGGCCCCTGAGTAAGTAGCTGGAACAGGTCTGTTTGGTGTCTTGGTGAGATGGTGTGGTTCTGACCCTTGGAACGTTGATCAGCCCAGTTGCTTGAAGTTTGAATTGGTTAATTGCTCCCTGATGGGGAGGGGCCGAGCTGAGCTAAGCAGAGAGATTTCGGTAATGAGTCACTTGCTAGCAATGTTGAGAGCGACAAACTAAGGCAACTaacagaaaagtttcagagggagctgtgggggcggggggagaagagctTTCCTTCCAGGTTCAGCTCTTTGTGCAATTTCAAGACAGCCAGTGATGTAACAGTGGTGGTGACCTGCAACAGATATACcatgttttctttcctgcctgaagccagaagggactcACTGTGCACAAAGTGCAAGTTGATGGCTATATTGGAAGAAATGATTCTTCAACTGGAAGGGCAAGTGGAGCTGCTACTGAGAATCAAAGAAGCTGATGAATTCCTAGACAGAGAGATTTGGGAAATATGAGTACCCCAGGTTCAAGGGAGAAAGAAGCTGACCACCAAGAAATTGGGGAAAGAAGTTGGAAAAGAGGCTTGGCAGCTCATAAGAGGCAAGGTGGCCATTCTACATGACTGGAGACAGACGAGGATGGGCAGGCTGTGGCACCACAGAGAAATGGACTGGAAGGAGTTCCACACAACTACTgcttaaaaaactgacctggtttagaagGGAAGTAAAGGCaaccacaggaaaaaatatttaacaaatggaagaaaggggaagttgatagtaactAATATAAATCAAACTAGGAATTGTTGACAATTGATAAGGGATGCAGAGTGACACAAGGAGAAAATTGTAGCTAGGAGACtgaaggacaataaggagtttagGTATATTAGGGACAAAAAGAATACTAACCATGACATTGGTCccttactagatggaaatggtagaattatcagtaataatgcaaaaaagacacaagtgttcaataaatatttctattctgtatggGGGGGAACAGATATAATATATGATGATGataactctttccattccactagtatctcaggaggatgtgaaataacagctactaaagttagactttttaaaacagcaggtccagataatgtgactccaagagttttaaaagagctggctaacGTGCTTGTGGGATGGTTAATGTTGGTTTTTGCAATAAGTCTTGGAAAACTGGGCAagatccagaagactggaagaaagcttaATGTTGTACCGATATTTCAAAAGGTTAAATAGAATGATCTGAATAATTGTAGGCCTGTCAATCTGATATGGTTCCCGGATAAgctaatggagcagctgatgcaggactctattaataaagaattaaaggagggtaatataacaAATGGCGAtttgagtttatggaaaatagatcctgtcaaactaatttgatatcttttttataatgagattacaagtttggttcatAATGGTACTAGTGTTGATGCAATATACTTGGACAGACtcctgtaaggtgtttgacttggtaccccACAACATTTTGAGAACTAGAAcagaaaattaacatggcacatagttagtttttaatccatttaataacAGATAGGTCAcacaatgtaattgtaaatggggaatcatgaTTGAgcaggtgtttctagtggggtaccatagggattggttcttggccctgtgctatttaacaatTTTCAGTGGCCtaggagaaaacaaaatcatcactgataaagtttgcagatgacccaaaaatggtgtaaataatgaaaaagacaggtcactgatacagattGATcaggatcacttggtaaactgggcacaagcaaacagtaTGCTTTTTAATATGGTTTAAATGTTATATgcctaagaacaaagaatgtaggccatatttgcaggatgggggactctatcttgggaagcagtgattctgaaaaagatttggggatcagcTGTGGTCAGAAGGTCTAATGTGCTCTTTGAATGCACAAAAGAGGAATCTCAAGTAGatgtagagaggttattttactatTTTTGGTACTGATGCAAgccctgctggaatactgtgtccagttctggtgtccatagttcaagaaggatgttgataaattggagagggttcagaaaagagtcaCAGGAATGAATAAAGGATTGGGAAACATGCCTTTTTATTTAGACTCCAAGaattcaatctgtttagcttaacctTCACtttgaggggtgacttgatctataactacctacatggggaataaatatttgataattggctcttcaatctagcagagaaaagtataacatagTCCAAAGgcttggaagttgaagctagataaattcagagtggaaacaaagcatacatttttaagtgatggtaattaactgttggaacaatttacgaagggttgtggtagatttttccatcactgatcattttaaaataattgtattgttttctaaaatatatgctctaggaattattttggggaagtttgatAGTATGTATTATACAGGTCAAagtagatggtcataatggtcccttcaggccttggaatctacagTTCTCCTTCTGCTGTCAGCTGTTGGTTTGCTTGTGTCTGGTCATGGTCTACATAAGCTAACTCCCTGCTATATATAACATATTATTCCAGTAGGATTAGGAGTAAATTGCGTAGACTGACTAATAAAAACTTGTGCTTTATCCTTCCTGCAGACTGCAGTGACGTACTAAATTTATTATTGTTCTGGGTCATTTTCTAATATGTGGGAGGGGAAAATTCAAGTCTGAGTTCTGTTATAAACAGCAATGCAATAGAATAGgtcataaaaatgtaaaattatttttaataaattaattaaaacttactgaagttaatgaggATTGTTATTTCCATTGATATTtgtctgtctccccatacagtCACCAGAATTCTCACTACAGTCTTAAAGGGGAAAATACCCTATAGGTCCCTCCGtgacaaaaagaaaatctttccccttggaaaatcccagggatgtattgttttgttttttaccaaGTGGGgaaaaatcccctccccccgcagaagTATTATCCTCCAGCTGAAAAATAGATGCATCTTTACAAAGTTTCTTTTCATCCAACTGTAGCTCCCTTGCTTTGTGACAGAAATGACACTTTATAGTGGTAAGCAGAATAACTGCATGATGATTCACTATGTTGAAAAGTTGGGTGATAAGAATTCCTGTTTTGTTTGTAAGGTGTGTTCTAAGCTTCAGCTACTGTTGCTCCTTAGCCAGTCAGCAGAGGgcagacaagtcacttaattacTCAGCGCCGTTTAGCAGAGATTAAATTAGAGTATCAACTGTGATGCCACAAACTGTAAGGCATCCTGTGGGTATTCtgtgccaaaacattaaaaattctgtacacaatattttaaaattctgcaagttatatttgtcaataaataaatgcagaggctccagcgtgACGGGGGGGGGGCATAAGGCACTGGCTGCACGAAGGtgagagatcaccctgcagctcccccactcccaggaCACGGACTccgtggtgaggctgcacctgaccctaaCACAGCACAAGgcatgggcctgccccagaaacaccctggggccctgcgccaggggcaggcaggctcaaccaggcaggagcCAAGTGTGGAGGGATGGTGGTGTGgagtgagaggattctgtgtgggacaatctgggtgcaggcagctttgggtggggggggggggggtctagatGTGGATGGACCTGGAAGCACAGaggtttgttgggggggggtttccaggtgcaggggtaatgggactctgcaggggcttccaggtgaagagggttggggctcagcggagggTCTGGGTGTGcgggtttcggggggggggggtctgggtgctgggggagtgaggCTTGGTGGCGTGGGGGCCTACGTGCAGCTAGTTGGaagtcagtggcatgggggtctggatgtgggggtttggggtgctggggctCTTCAGgatgggggtttgagtgcagg
The nucleotide sequence above comes from Chelonia mydas isolate rCheMyd1 chromosome 8, rCheMyd1.pri.v2, whole genome shotgun sequence. Encoded proteins:
- the CZIB gene encoding CXXC motif containing zinc binding protein; the encoded protein is MGKIGLQLKATLENITNLRPVGEDFRWYLKMKCGNCGEISEKWQYLQLMDSVPLKGGRGSATMVQKCKLCSRENSIDILRDTIKPYNAEDSEKFKTVVEFECRGLEPVDFQPQAGFAAEGAESGTPFSEINLLEKDWNDYDEKIKESVGIYEVTHKFIKC